The following DNA comes from Candidatus Cloacimonas sp..
TCAGGTTCAGGGCATATCCACCTAATTTTTGAACTTAATGATGAGTATGTTATCGAAGAAACTCTAAAATCAATACAGGGTACTACCCCCGTCTCTGGCTTTATTCATTCAGCTGGCATCGAAAGAACAAATCCGCTTAAGACAATCTATATGGATGATTTTACGGAAATGTTTAAAACCAATGTAGCTGCTGCCGTTGCCATCACGAAGCAAATTATGAAACCTGGTATGTACGATAAAAACGGTATGAGTATAGTGCTGATTTCTTCTGTTAGTGCTTTACGAGGTGAGAAGGGCAAGATTGAATACTGTAGTACAAAATCAGCAGTGTCTGGTTTAACCAAATCTCTAGCACAGGAGCTCGCATCAAAGGGTGTACGAGTAAATGATATCTGTCCGTCAATGGTAAAATCAGAAATGCTGGATAGAATGTTTGAAAGCCTGCCCGAAGAATCAGTTGAGGATATTTTACAAAAGCATCTTTTAGGAATTTTAGATGTTAATGATGTGGCTAACATGGCTGCTTACCTCGTTTCCGACCTTTCTCGCCATATCACAGGTACGAGCATAATTCTTGATAGTGGATACTCTATAGGATAATATGCAGTTCACTTCGATACCTTTCTTTATATTTCTTATTATTGTAGTTACCATCTACTACTTGTTACCTCATAAGTATCGCAATTACTTATTGCTCCTTGCGAGCTACTATTTTTATTTTAGTGTCCAACCAGAGTATCTGGTTCTACTGATAGTTTCAACCTTAGTAAACTATGGATTGGGTTTAGCACTGGAAAAATACCGAAATAAAAAAGGACTACTATTATCGGCGGGTCTTGTTTTCAATCTTGGCATCCTATTCTTTTTCAAGTACTTCAATTTCTTTGGGGAACAAGTCAATACTGTTTTCTCTGCGTTTAGCTTAAATCTTACAGTTCCTCAG
Coding sequences within:
- a CDS encoding SDR family oxidoreductase — protein: MIWSENALKGKRILITGASSGIGRSCAILCSELGAEIIACGRNEDRLAQTMSSLSGSGHIHLIFELNDEYVIEETLKSIQGTTPVSGFIHSAGIERTNPLKTIYMDDFTEMFKTNVAAAVAITKQIMKPGMYDKNGMSIVLISSVSALRGEKGKIEYCSTKSAVSGLTKSLAQELASKGVRVNDICPSMVKSEMLDRMFESLPEESVEDILQKHLLGILDVNDVANMAAYLVSDLSRHITGTSIILDSGYSIG